Proteins encoded in a region of the Podarcis muralis chromosome 4, rPodMur119.hap1.1, whole genome shotgun sequence genome:
- the LOC144327473 gene encoding uncharacterized protein LOC144327473: protein MQAAAIAFFCKIYFDTDPCAKFVVRRALEGWGRLCPSRPPNRRPISFELLSKMRKRLRVVCWSDYEARLFSAAFSIAFFGALRVGELVVEDHRDGRSRGLLLQDVQLSPAELRITIRHSKTDQRGKGALIRLPATGATGPCPVKDVNKYLVVRAQGDGPLLRHENGSPLTRHQFAGVMRLSAIRIWMVGHSIIHWAGVAARQSAMGPGLGLPSHVRVSWLSRRGMRWSEFLPRIRRQLLLEGPPEAIVVQLGENDLVAMDCLSLRAAIMADLETLQAMVPTAKIFWSKLLQRHFWLGSRCPVATERARKRINAAVSRRIVELGGEVIFHHEISYHAAALFRADGVHLSASGNEAWLGAVVAKLRSWLGL from the exons ATGCAGGCAGCTGCTATTGCATTTTTCTGTAAGATATATTTTGACACCGATCCTTGTGCGAAGTTTGTTGTTCGCAGAGCCCTTGAGGGTTGGGGTCGACTCTGTCCTTCTCGGCCACCAAACCGACGCCCCATCTCTTTTGAATTGTTGAGCAAGATGCGCAAAAGACTGCGGGTGGTGTGTTGGTCTGATTATGAGGCCCGCCTGTTTTCGGCTGCCTTTTCAATTGCCTTCTTTGGAGCATTGAGAGTGGGTGAACTAGTGGTGGAAGACCACAGGGATGGTCGTTCCAGGGGCCTTCTGCTCCAGGATGTGCAGCTATCCCCTGCGGAATTGAGAATTACGATTAGGCATTCAAAGACGGATCAGAGGGGCAAAGGGGCTCTCATTCGTCTCCCTGCCACTGGGGCGACAGGCCCTTGCCCAGTAAAGGATGTTAACAAGTATTTAGTGGTGAGGGCGCAAGGGGATGGGCCACTGCTCCGGCACGAGAATGGGTCACCCCTAACAAGGCACCAGTTTGCAGGGGTGATGC GTCTGTCAGCCATACGCATCtggatggtggggcacagcatcatCCATTGGGCTGGTGTTGCAGCACGGCAGTCCGCAATGGGTCCAGGTCTTGGCCTTCCTTCGCATGTTCGGGTGTCCTGGCTGTCCAGACGAGGAATGCGCTGGTCAGAGTTTTTGCCAAGGATTCGAAGGCAGTTGCTCTTGGAAGGGCCGCCAGAGGCTATTGTGGTGCAGCTGGGGGAGAATGACCTGGTTGCCATGGACTGTTTATCGCTACGTGCTGCAATTATGGCTGACCTGGAGACGCTGCAGGCAATGGTGCCCACAGCAAAGATATTTTGGTCTAAGCTTTTGCAACGACATTTTTGGTTGGGAAGTCGTTGCCCGGTGGCCACGGAAAGGGCCAGAAAGCGCATCAACGCTGCTGTTTCCAGAAGGATTGTGGAGCTGGGTGGAGAGGTGATTTTTCACCATGAAATCTCCTATCATGCGGCAGCTCTCTTTAGAGCTGATGgtgtgcacctttctgcttcTGGGAATGAGGCTTGGCTAGGTGCGGTGGTggccaagctgaggtcttggctggggctgtga